The following is a genomic window from uncultured Draconibacterium sp..
AAGGCAACAAACGCGTTAGCATATACACCCGTAAAGCCGGCTATCATTTTGGATGGGACTGGGGTCCACGTTTGGTAACCAGCGGCATCTGGAAACCGATTTATCTGAAAGCCTGGGATCAGGCAACCATCGAAAACCTGCAAATCGTTCAGCACGAAGTTTCGGAAGAAAAAGCAACATTCACAGCTGTTTTCGAAGTAGATGCAGTTAAGAAAACTAAAGCTACAATTACGATTAATAACGACGGACAAAGTCTGGCCTCAAGTAAGGTTAGTTTAACTCCTGGCATTAATACGTATTCAGTTGATTTTGAAATTGCCAATCCACAGCTATGGTGGACCAACGGTTTGGGAGAAGCACATCTATACAATCTTTCCGGAGTTTTGGATGTGAAAGGCCGCACGGTTACTGAAGATACCCGAATTGGAATTCGCACGCTGGAACTGGTTCGCGAAAAAGACGACGATGGTACTTCGTTCTATTTTAAACTGAATGGGCACCCCGTATTTATGAAAGGTGCCAACTACATCCCGAACGATATGTTTCTACCCCGCGTTACCGACGAGAATTACCGTAAAGTGGTTGAAAATGCGAAAAATGCAAACAACAACATGTTGCGTATTTGGGGTGGCGGTATTTACGAAAACGACATTTTCTACGATCTATGTGATGAAAACGGAATTCTGATCTGGCAGGACTTTATGTTTGCTTGTGCCATGTTCCCGAATAATCCTGAGTTTTTGGATAACATTAAACACGAAGCTATCGACAACGTAAAACGCCTTCGCAATCACCCAAGTATTGCCATGTGGTGCGGCAACAACGAAATCCTGACTGCCTGGAACACCTGGGGATGGAAAAAAGTTGCTGAAGATCAAGGCAGCGATGTGCCGGAAAAATGTTGGCAGGCTTATGTTGATATTTTCCACAAAACTTTGCCCGATGTCGTAAAAGAATACGATCCTTCGCGCAGCTACTGGGGATCAAGTCCGTCATCGGGTCTTGGCGTGCAGGCCGACCTTGTTAATGGCGACGAACACTACTGGGGCGTTTGGTGGGCCAAAGAACCGTTCAGTACTTACGCCACTCACCTGGCTCGTTTTATGAGCGAATACGGTTTCCAGAGTTTTCCTGAAATGGCATCGGTACGCAAATATGCAGAGCCGGAAGATTATGATATTTACTCGGAAGTAATGAAGTCGCACCAGCGCTCGTCAATCGGTAATGGAACCATCGAATATTACATGCTTCAGGAATACAAAAAGCCAAAAGATTTTGAGTCGTTCCTGTATGTAAACCACGTATTGCAAGCCGACGGTATTAAATTCGGATTAGAGGGACACCGCCGTGCAATGCCGTTTTGTATGGGTAGTTTGTACTGGCAAATCAACGATGTTTGGCCGGTGGCTTCGTGGAGTTCAACCGACTACTACCAAAAATGGAAAGCACTTCAATATTACGTAAAAAAAGGATTTAGCCAGGTTTTGGTTAGCCCGTACGAAGAAGGAATTAAGTTTAAAGTGGGGATTGTTAACGACCGCCTGGAGCCAATTCAAGCTGAGCTTCGTATGCAAATGATTGATTTCGACGGACAGGTAATCTGGGAAGAAGCTCACCTGGTTGATATTCCTGCCAACTCAAGCGACGACTATTTTGATGTAAACAAAAACGAGTGGCGTTATAAATACCGAAGAAATCTGAAAAATGCTGTATTCACTACCGAGTTGGTTGAGAATGGAAAAGTTCTTTCGAAAAACAATTACTACTTCCTGCCATTTAAAAAGCTGAAAGTAAAAGCTCCACAGGTGGAATATGCCATTACAAAAGCTGATAACGGCTTCGACATTGTTTTGAAAACCGACAAGCTGGCTAAAAACCTGTTCATGGAAATTGGAGACGAAGAAGGTTTCTTCTCCGACAATTACTTTGATTTGCTGCCCAACGAAAAAGTATCAATCAACTTAAAAACCGATATTTCGGAAGAAAAGTTAAACGAAGTACTGACTATTCGTACTTTGGATGATGCTTTTTAATTGATGTATATTGAATGTCATTCTGAGCGTAGTCGAAGAATCTTAATACGAGATGTTTCGACTTCGCTCAACATGACTTCTTATTAATCAACATTTCCGGTTACTGCTCCCTTTGTTGACAACCTACTGTTTAAAACAAATTCCCTTACACATTTTTATTCAACTTCAATTTTCCGACCTTTAAGCCTAATATGAACTTATTTATTGTACTCTTTTTTAGCATTCTTTCCATTTTTGTTGGCAAACCTGCCGAAAACACCAAAGTGTATCTGGAAAAAGGAGGCCAGTTAATCGCATTTCAGGTAACTGGCGAAAAAGGAAAAGTAAGCTTTAAACATCTCGACGAAGGCAGCTATAAGCTGCTTTTGGTTTTTCCGCAGCAAGAGGGTAAATACATCAAAGAAAAGCCCAGGCACAAAACCATGACCAAAGCCACTTACAACACACGAAAAAAAACCTATTATTACCAGGGAACAGAAGGATTTTTCGCTATTAAATTCAGAGATATATCGAAAATAAAAAACGAAAATTTTTTAGCTGTTTCTCGTGAAGAATTTGATGAAGATGAAAAATCTAATTCAATTGCAGAATTTGGTATTCACAATGCCGGGGGCTCGATTAGTGTTTCTGTAGAGGCGATCACTGCTGCACAATTCAAAAAAGCTGCGGATAAAATTGGCCAGGATATTTCAACACAGTCTATTCGGGGAATAAAATAGTTTAATGCATTCAGCGGGTGAGTTTAAACTGTATGTCATTTCGAACGAAGTGAGAAATCTGTTACTTCACAGCCCTGACCTAACAGATTTCTCGGTCGTTCCTCCTTCGAAATGACAATTTATATGGTCTTAATTTGTCGCCCTAACGGACGATGAAATATTAAATAATTCCCAATTCTTTACCTACTTTAATAAAGGCATCAACAGCTCTATCGATTTCCTCAAACGAATGTGCAGCCGAAAGCTGAACCCGAATCCTTGCTTTTCCTCGCGGAACTACAGGAAAGCAGAATCCGATAACATAAACGCCTTCTTTTAACAGTTTATCGGCAAACTTTATGGCCAGTGGCTCGTCGTAAACCATAACCGGAACAATAGCAGTATCGCCTTTCACCAAATCAAATCCGGCAGCTTCCATTTTCGTTCTGAAACGACTAGCATTTGCCATTGTTTTGGCAGGAAGATCGGCGCCACCCGAAAGCATCTCTATAACTTTTAATGTGGCTCCAACAGTTGCCGGGGCCAAAGAATTCGAAAACAAATACGGACGCGAACGTTGACGCAACATATCGATGATCTCGCGACGTCCTGATGTACAACCTCCGTTTCCACCACCCATAGCTTTTCCGAAAGTGGTTGTTATAATATCAATCTCACCCAGTAAATCGTAATGTTCTGCAGTACCACGGCCGGTTTTTCCGATGTAACCTGTTGCATGCGAATCGTCGACCAATACCAATGCATCGTACTTCCTGGCCAGCTTAACAATGTCGGGCAAGTTGGCAATATCTCCATCCATCGAAAAAACTCCGTCGGTTACAATTAAACGATATTTCGCTCCCGAAGCATCTTTTAAACATTGCTCCAACTCCGCCATATCAGAGTGTTTGTAACGAAAGCGCTGTGCCTTACACAAACGCACTCCATCAATAATTGACGCATGATTTAACTCATCAGAAATAATAGCCGAATCAGCACCTAAAAGTGGCTCGAAAACTCCTCCGTTGGCATCAAAACAGGCACAGTACAAAATCGTGTCTTCAGTTCCCAAAAACTCAGAAACCTTTTCTTCCAACTGCTTGTGAATGGATTGTGTTCCGCATATAAAACGTACCGAAGAAAGACCAAATCCCCAGTCGTTCATTATATCCTGCGCAGCTTTTACCACCTCAGGATTATTGGCAAGTCCCAGGTAATTGTTAGCACAAAAATTCAGCACCGTTTCTCCGGTCGACACTGCAATTTCAGAGCTTTGCGATGTCGTAATAATCCGTTCGCTTTTATATAATCCTTGTTCTTTTAATTCTTCAAGCGTGTTTCTAAGGTCGTTCTTAATTTTTCCGTACATGATTCCAGTTGTTTTAAACTTTACACAAAGTAATGGAAAGCAATAGTATTAAACATTGATAAAAGGCAGATAATTTTGAGTAACACTTCTACCGGCGTCACGAAACGCAATCATTAAAAACTTCTATCTTTGCATCGAATAAAAAAACGACAGAATGAGCGACACAAAAGTACGGGTACGATTTGCCCCAAGTCCTACCGGCCCTTTACATATGGGCGGTGTGCGAACAGCCTTATTTAATTACTTGTTTGCAAAAAAACACGGTGGCGAATTTATACTCCGAATTGAAGATACCGACCAAACCCGTTTTGTTCCGGGTGCCGAAGATTATATTATTGAAAGTTTGAACTGGTGCGGATTAACACCTGTTGAAGGCCCCGGAATTGGTGGCAATTTTGGCCCCTACCGTCAGAGTGAAAGGAAAGAGTTGTATAAAAAATATGCTGACCAGCTGGTAGAAAACGGCTGGGCGTATTATGCATTTGACACACCCGAAGAAATTGATGCGCTACGAAAAGAAGCAGAAGCCAACAAGGAAACATTCTCCTACGGAATTGCCACACGCGACAACCTGAATAACTCGCTCAAATTATCAGAAGAAGAAGTTCAAAAAAAGATAGCTGCAGGCGAAGCTTACGTAATTCGTTTTAAGATGCCTGAAGACACTGATGTTTCAGAAGATGATCTGATTCGTGGTAACGTTACTTTTAATACCACAAAAAGTCTCGACGACAAGGTGCTTTTTAAATCGGATGGGATGCCAACCTACCACTTGGCTAATGTGGTTGACGATCATTTAATGGAGATCTCTCACGTTATCCGTGGCGAAGAATGGCTACCATCGATGCCGCTGCACGTTTTATTGTACAAAGCATTGGGTTGGGAGACTACCAAACCACGTTTTGCCCACCTCCCGCTAATTTTAAAACCTGTTGGAAAAGGCAAACTCAGCAAACGCGATGGTGATAAACTGGGATTCCCGGTATTTCCGTTGTTGTGGACCGACCCGAAAACAGGTGATGTTTCACGCGGTTACCGTGAAGATGGCTATTTCCCTGAGGCATTTATCAACCTGTTGGCGTTATTGGGCTGGAACCCTGGAACAGAGCAGGAATTCTTTTCGCTGGAAGAACTGGGCAAAATCTTTAGCCTTGAACGTGTAGTGAAATCAGGTTCACGTTTTGATCCTGAAAAAGCAAAATGGTTTAACAAACACTATTTTCAAGAAAAATCGGTTGAGGAACTTGCAGAGTTATTCAAACCTGTTCTTGCAGAAAAAGGTGTTGAAGCCAGCGATGAAAAAATAAAAGCAGTAGTTGCCGAGATAAAAGAGCGCTGCGAGTTTGTTGCTGAATTGTGGGATCAGAGCAGTTACTTTTTTGTAGCTCCGACTGAATACGATGCAAAAACAGTGAAAAAACGCTGGAAAGAAAACACGTCAGGCCAGTTGAGTGAAATTGTAAACGTATTTGAAACCGTTGAGAACTGGCAAGCCGATGCCATAAAAGAAGTTTTTTCAGCATTTATGACTGAAAAAGAATGGGGATTTGGCGCCATAATGAATCCACTTCGTTTAGCGCTTGTCGGCGGCAATATGGGCCCCGATCTGTTTGTTATTTGCGAGCTACTGGGTAAAGAAGAAAGTATTGCCCGTATAAAAACGGCAATCGAAAAGATATAATCTACACAACCTTATACCATAAAAAAACCGGCTTGATTAAAGCCGGTTTTTTTGTAATCAGATTTCACTCTTAATTACTTCTTCTTTTTCTTCATAAAAAAGAAAACAGCCGCCGCGATAACTACTATTGCAACAACAACAATAATTACAGTTGAGTTTGAACCTGAAGCTTGTTCAGCACCAGCCAACGGCACTTCTTCCAAATACGAACTGTCCTGAGCCCCCAAATTGTCAATATATGTTCCCTGGTCTTGCGCCATAAGCAACATAGTTGGTAAACTCATAATAAACAATCCGATCATTGCAATTACTCTTTTCATTCTTCTAAATTTTTAAATTCGTATTACTTATTTAATTTCTCTTTCACTTTCTTTAATAGTGGTACCGCATTTTTATAGCGCGGATTCACCTCGATCAACTCATTTAAAACCGCATAACTTTCGTCAAAATTCCCTTGATCAAAGAATTTTTGCGCCTCAAGCAAATACAACGGCTCGTAATAAGGATGTATTGCCCTGCCTTTTACCAATAATTGGTCAAGCTCGGCATACTTGCGCTGTGCAAGTTTCAAATTGGCCAAATTTACAAACATCCAAACATTATTGGGGTCAGTTTCCAGTTCCTTCTTTAATAATACTTCGGCCTCATCCCATTTTCGGTGTTTCAAAAGCTCAATCCCTTTATAATCATCTTTCGATTGCCTTTTTAAAAGTACCACCAGCGGATTGCCTTTGTGATAAAAAGTCTTTACGATTCGCGTCGATTGCCAGGCATCGTTTTTTAGCAAATACGGATGAATATAATTCACACCAAACAAGGCATAATCCCAATCTACAGAACTTCGTTCGAGGTAACGTGTATATTGAAAATCAATATTGGATATCTTTTCGAAATAATTTGGTAACTGACAATT
Proteins encoded in this region:
- a CDS encoding glycoside hydrolase family 2 protein, which translates into the protein MNAINRWPLLAIFALLFSVACNTNKPAPDLMVQKELNMNWTFNQVGENEWLPATVPGTVHTDLLANEKIEDPFYRLNELDQQWIDKVDWEYKSTFTVDKTFLKRDKVVLDFEGLDTYAEVSVNGEKVLSADNMFREWQVDVKDLLKEGDNEIHIVFRSPIVEGLKKYDANGFVYPGGENDQAERGEVEGNKRVSIYTRKAGYHFGWDWGPRLVTSGIWKPIYLKAWDQATIENLQIVQHEVSEEKATFTAVFEVDAVKKTKATITINNDGQSLASSKVSLTPGINTYSVDFEIANPQLWWTNGLGEAHLYNLSGVLDVKGRTVTEDTRIGIRTLELVREKDDDGTSFYFKLNGHPVFMKGANYIPNDMFLPRVTDENYRKVVENAKNANNNMLRIWGGGIYENDIFYDLCDENGILIWQDFMFACAMFPNNPEFLDNIKHEAIDNVKRLRNHPSIAMWCGNNEILTAWNTWGWKKVAEDQGSDVPEKCWQAYVDIFHKTLPDVVKEYDPSRSYWGSSPSSGLGVQADLVNGDEHYWGVWWAKEPFSTYATHLARFMSEYGFQSFPEMASVRKYAEPEDYDIYSEVMKSHQRSSIGNGTIEYYMLQEYKKPKDFESFLYVNHVLQADGIKFGLEGHRRAMPFCMGSLYWQINDVWPVASWSSTDYYQKWKALQYYVKKGFSQVLVSPYEEGIKFKVGIVNDRLEPIQAELRMQMIDFDGQVIWEEAHLVDIPANSSDDYFDVNKNEWRYKYRRNLKNAVFTTELVENGKVLSKNNYYFLPFKKLKVKAPQVEYAITKADNGFDIVLKTDKLAKNLFMEIGDEEGFFSDNYFDLLPNEKVSINLKTDISEEKLNEVLTIRTLDDAF
- the kbl gene encoding glycine C-acetyltransferase — translated: MYGKIKNDLRNTLEELKEQGLYKSERIITTSQSSEIAVSTGETVLNFCANNYLGLANNPEVVKAAQDIMNDWGFGLSSVRFICGTQSIHKQLEEKVSEFLGTEDTILYCACFDANGGVFEPLLGADSAIISDELNHASIIDGVRLCKAQRFRYKHSDMAELEQCLKDASGAKYRLIVTDGVFSMDGDIANLPDIVKLARKYDALVLVDDSHATGYIGKTGRGTAEHYDLLGEIDIITTTFGKAMGGGNGGCTSGRREIIDMLRQRSRPYLFSNSLAPATVGATLKVIEMLSGGADLPAKTMANASRFRTKMEAAGFDLVKGDTAIVPVMVYDEPLAIKFADKLLKEGVYVIGFCFPVVPRGKARIRVQLSAAHSFEEIDRAVDAFIKVGKELGII
- the gltX gene encoding glutamate--tRNA ligase, translating into MSDTKVRVRFAPSPTGPLHMGGVRTALFNYLFAKKHGGEFILRIEDTDQTRFVPGAEDYIIESLNWCGLTPVEGPGIGGNFGPYRQSERKELYKKYADQLVENGWAYYAFDTPEEIDALRKEAEANKETFSYGIATRDNLNNSLKLSEEEVQKKIAAGEAYVIRFKMPEDTDVSEDDLIRGNVTFNTTKSLDDKVLFKSDGMPTYHLANVVDDHLMEISHVIRGEEWLPSMPLHVLLYKALGWETTKPRFAHLPLILKPVGKGKLSKRDGDKLGFPVFPLLWTDPKTGDVSRGYREDGYFPEAFINLLALLGWNPGTEQEFFSLEELGKIFSLERVVKSGSRFDPEKAKWFNKHYFQEKSVEELAELFKPVLAEKGVEASDEKIKAVVAEIKERCEFVAELWDQSSYFFVAPTEYDAKTVKKRWKENTSGQLSEIVNVFETVENWQADAIKEVFSAFMTEKEWGFGAIMNPLRLALVGGNMGPDLFVICELLGKEESIARIKTAIEKI
- a CDS encoding LPXTG cell wall anchor domain-containing protein is translated as MKRVIAMIGLFIMSLPTMLLMAQDQGTYIDNLGAQDSSYLEEVPLAGAEQASGSNSTVIIVVVAIVVIAAAVFFFMKKKKK